A region of Novipirellula artificiosorum DNA encodes the following proteins:
- a CDS encoding arylsulfatase: MKTKIKTMILACSCLLAAGLTVTQNAVAQEGNAKPNIVLINMDNFGYGELGCYGGGILRGGATPRIDKLATEGTRLLNYNVEAQCTPSRAALMTGRYAVRTGNGSVPLETADYGLTQWEYTMPEMLGDVGYTTAMFGKWHLGQAEGRYPTNQGFDEWYGIPNSTDESLWPAQEMFQKYRKLAEETGKNPMIKEEHIYSARKGSPAKVVKVYDLPARREIDREITDHAKDFMTRQAKADKPFFLYLPYTQTHMPILPSKEFEGKSGNGQWGDVLMQIDAYTGELLDKVDGLGIADNTIFIFTSDNGGECIPGYQGWSGPWSGSYFTGKEGSLRVPFIVRWPGKVPAGKVSNEIVHQFDLFATVANIAGGKVPTDRIIDSKDMTDFFLGKQEESGRDGFVVYVGNDIHGVKWHNFKMMFMEFEGGLGSGKLNVFPLPHFYDLYSDPKEEYPVTKATGGSLWQRWGCGPILTEHQASLAAEPPIKPGTLDPYVPAKQNK, translated from the coding sequence TGAAAACCAAAATAAAGACAATGATACTCGCCTGCTCCTGCCTGCTGGCAGCAGGTCTGACTGTAACGCAGAATGCGGTGGCCCAGGAAGGCAATGCCAAGCCCAACATTGTTCTGATCAACATGGACAACTTCGGCTACGGCGAACTGGGTTGCTACGGCGGGGGTATTCTCCGGGGTGGCGCCACGCCGCGCATCGACAAGCTGGCCACTGAAGGCACGCGGCTGTTGAATTACAATGTCGAGGCGCAGTGCACGCCCAGTCGCGCAGCGCTAATGACAGGCCGCTATGCCGTACGCACGGGGAACGGTTCTGTGCCGCTCGAAACCGCCGATTATGGTTTGACCCAGTGGGAATACACCATGCCGGAGATGCTGGGCGATGTGGGTTATACCACCGCTATGTTCGGCAAGTGGCATCTCGGCCAGGCGGAAGGACGCTATCCCACCAATCAGGGTTTCGATGAGTGGTATGGCATCCCCAATTCGACCGACGAGAGCCTTTGGCCGGCGCAAGAGATGTTCCAGAAGTATCGGAAACTGGCGGAGGAGACCGGCAAAAATCCGATGATCAAGGAAGAGCACATTTATTCGGCCAGAAAAGGCTCACCGGCAAAGGTGGTGAAGGTCTACGACCTGCCGGCAAGGCGAGAGATTGACCGGGAAATCACCGACCATGCCAAGGACTTCATGACACGCCAGGCCAAAGCCGACAAACCGTTCTTCCTGTATCTGCCCTACACCCAGACGCATATGCCGATTTTGCCGAGTAAAGAATTTGAAGGCAAGAGTGGCAATGGCCAGTGGGGCGATGTGCTAATGCAGATCGATGCCTATACCGGTGAATTACTGGATAAGGTGGATGGGTTGGGTATTGCCGACAATACTATTTTCATTTTTACCTCGGATAACGGCGGCGAGTGTATCCCCGGTTACCAGGGATGGAGCGGCCCATGGAGTGGTTCCTATTTCACGGGTAAGGAAGGGTCCTTACGGGTGCCATTTATTGTCCGCTGGCCCGGCAAAGTTCCGGCAGGCAAGGTCTCCAACGAGATCGTTCACCAGTTTGATCTGTTCGCTACAGTGGCAAACATTGCCGGTGGTAAGGTGCCGACAGATCGTATCATCGACAGTAAGGACATGACGGATTTCTTCTTGGGGAAACAAGAGGAATCCGGTCGAGACGGCTTTGTCGTCTATGTCGGCAACGATATTCACGGCGTGAAGTGGCATAACTTTAAGATGATGTTCATGGAGTTTGAAGGAGGGCTCGGTAGCGGGAAGCTGAACGTGTTCCCTCTGCCTCACTTTTACGACCTCTATAGTGATCCTAAAGAGGAATATCCCGTAACCAAAGCAACGGGAGGTTCTTTGTGGCAACGTTGGGGGTGTGGGCCGATTCTGACAGAGCATCAGGCGTCGCTGGCCGCAGAACCACCGATCAAGCCGGGAACGCTTGACCCATACGTGCCGGCAAAGCAAAACAAATAG